Proteins encoded by one window of Lycium barbarum isolate Lr01 chromosome 11, ASM1917538v2, whole genome shotgun sequence:
- the LOC132619163 gene encoding putative cyclin-D6-1 — protein sequence MDFDLENPLPFSHDPTHADTISTLFNIETDHMPSEPYHQKLENSDFRITIRETTISIILQISHPFDPFLSYLAINYLDRFLYFHSLSEGKPWILRLIAVSCVSLALKMSKTEYSVPGIQQDGGIIFDTETIKRMEFLILGGLKWRMRSITPFAFINFFISLFKFKDLPLQQALKGRATEIIFSAQNEIKILQFKPSIISASALLSASHELFPLQFPCYKSAILNCSYVHKDDLLSCYNVMQEIAKEGYESVLGIASSTSTPVNVLDLHSWSSDNEPIEDNTILNANSNARQENNFKRRKIITTTIE from the exons ATGGACTTTGACCTTGAAAATCCATTGCCATTTAGCCATGACCCTACTCATGCAGACACTATTTCTACTCTTTTCAACATTGAAACTGATCATATGCCATCTGAACCTTACCATCAAAAACTCGAAAACTCGGATTTTCGCATCACCATTCGTGAAACAACCATTTCTATAATCTTACAAATTTCTCATCCCTTTGATCCATTTCTCTCATATCTTGCCATTAATTATCTCGACCGCTTCCTCTACTTCCATTCACTATCG GAAGGGAAGCCATGGATCTTGAGGCTGATTGCTGTTTCTTGTGTTTCATTAGCATTGAAGATGAGCAAAACAGAGTACTCTGTTCCTGGCATTCAG CAAGATGGTGGTATAATATTTGATACAGAGACGATAAAGCGAATGGAGTTTTTGATTCTTGGGGGCCTAAAATGGAGAATGCGCTCAATCACTCCTTTCGCTTTCATTAATTTCTTCATATCTTTGTTCAAATTCAAAGATCTGCCGTTACAACAAGCACTCAAAGGTAGAGCCACTGAGATTATATTCTCAGCTCAAAATG AGATCAAGATTTTGCAGTTCAAGCCATCAATAATCTCAGCTTCAGCTCTTCTCTCTGCTTCTCACGAGCTTTTCCCATTACAATTCCCATGCTATAAATCTGCTATCCTAAACTGTTCATATGTACATAAG GATGATTTGTTAAGTTGCTATAATGTGATGCAAGAGATAGCAAAGGAGGGATATGAGTCAGTACTAGGCATAGCATCAAGCACGAGCACGCCAGTCAACGTGCTTGACCTGCACAGTTGGAGTTCAGATAACGAGCCAATTGAAGATAATACTATACTTAATGCAAATAGCAATGCCAGGCAAGAGAACAACTTCAAACGTCGAAagattattactactactattgaATGA